The following proteins are co-located in the Polystyrenella longa genome:
- the obgE gene encoding GTPase ObgE encodes MFVDRVDIYCKAGDGGNGCLSFRKEPFVPRGGPNGGDGGNGGDIIVMAVANVGNLANIAGHKHWNGEAGNHGEGSLRTGKRGQPTKILVPPGTLVRDFKRGHVLKDLASDGDSIVVARGGKGGKGNKRFATAQNRVPREFEPGAPGEERHILLELKLIADVGLLGKPNAGKSTLLSRISQAEPEIADYPFTTKFPNLGLVRIDYDREFVVADIPGLIEGAHAGVGLGHEFLRHVERTRLLVHLVEPSPMDGTNPVENYHQIRNELKLYGHDLEDRPEIIVITKCELPDAEAARELLQDTLPGKEILLISAVTGKGLPQLINRIFDRLGSAEV; translated from the coding sequence ATGTTTGTCGACCGAGTTGATATTTATTGTAAGGCCGGAGATGGTGGCAACGGGTGCCTCAGTTTTCGCAAAGAACCCTTCGTACCACGAGGTGGCCCCAACGGTGGGGATGGCGGTAACGGCGGAGACATCATCGTCATGGCAGTTGCGAATGTCGGAAACCTGGCGAATATCGCCGGACACAAACACTGGAATGGAGAAGCGGGCAACCACGGAGAGGGTTCGCTACGTACTGGTAAACGGGGCCAACCTACCAAAATTCTGGTTCCACCAGGTACTCTCGTCCGCGATTTTAAACGAGGGCATGTGCTGAAAGATCTCGCGAGCGATGGCGATTCGATTGTGGTCGCCCGAGGAGGCAAAGGGGGCAAAGGGAATAAACGGTTCGCGACCGCCCAGAACCGGGTACCACGTGAATTCGAACCGGGTGCACCCGGCGAAGAGCGACACATCCTGCTGGAACTCAAACTGATCGCCGACGTAGGTCTGCTGGGTAAACCCAATGCAGGCAAATCGACCTTGCTCAGCCGAATTTCGCAAGCCGAACCAGAAATTGCCGATTACCCTTTCACCACAAAGTTCCCGAACCTCGGGCTTGTCCGCATCGACTATGACCGAGAATTCGTTGTGGCCGACATCCCCGGACTGATTGAGGGAGCCCATGCGGGCGTAGGGTTAGGGCATGAGTTTCTACGCCATGTCGAGCGAACCCGACTTCTTGTCCATCTGGTGGAACCAAGCCCGATGGACGGCACTAATCCGGTGGAGAATTATCACCAGATTCGGAATGAACTCAAACTATACGGCCACGACTTGGAAGATCGACCGGAGATCATTGTGATCACCAAATGCGAACTTCCTGACGCGGAAGCGGCTCGAGAACTATTGCAGGACACTCTACCCGGCAAAGAGATTCTGTTGATCTCCGCCGTGACGGGAAAAGGGCTGCCGCAATTAATCAACCGAATCTTTGACCGACTCGGCTCTGCTGAAGTATAA
- a CDS encoding O-antigen polymerase, giving the protein MQTRTENSWLYVFISPVMWASFSILIFLFSFFFPPFTYQKYIDDPYFGFMNWSSLFFTVTCLLSLLVGWYMFQWLSPPVRHEIRKEWNSDSPVTLIDMAVGVLLLIANLRFLLFTFESGVIYEFPNVGQTPEESAIFYEELLEAVDANGLGSLMQLSAIIIPWFFWLRVQAIERGSSTGRLVASLLFWAIVITYIIPLFVLGRRNVILRPMFGVFLVWYMGQIKYGKASLVKFVTILGTMAMAAVSLFIFVELVREGLLSGGGQLDDMITRLLGYFVAPYNLQAAMMDGALDWPGSGKGYYWNAWFWNFPILKNFFVAQDFLGTLPPYGVEDRCNALENDGFVRHFTALPIFANSYVDFGWFGMLPFIPYGFIGALTWKRFREGTLDGVLFYTMFAYSVLEWRANIFFPAPFMGLAIVFLGILAIGRWLFQSARYRQGGIEEARHV; this is encoded by the coding sequence ATGCAAACTCGTACGGAGAATAGTTGGCTCTATGTGTTCATCAGCCCCGTCATGTGGGCTAGCTTTTCAATATTAATATTTCTCTTCAGTTTCTTTTTTCCGCCATTTACTTATCAAAAGTATATCGACGATCCCTATTTCGGTTTTATGAACTGGAGTTCGTTGTTCTTTACGGTTACCTGTCTGCTCTCGCTATTAGTCGGCTGGTACATGTTTCAGTGGCTCTCTCCCCCAGTGCGCCATGAAATTCGGAAAGAATGGAACAGCGATTCCCCAGTGACATTGATCGATATGGCGGTAGGAGTCTTACTGCTGATCGCGAACCTCCGGTTTCTATTGTTTACATTTGAATCAGGGGTAATCTATGAGTTCCCAAACGTAGGACAAACGCCGGAAGAGTCGGCCATTTTCTATGAGGAACTCCTGGAGGCGGTCGACGCCAATGGTTTGGGAAGCCTGATGCAGCTTTCTGCAATCATCATTCCCTGGTTCTTCTGGCTTCGAGTTCAGGCCATTGAGAGAGGTTCCTCAACAGGTCGGCTGGTCGCCAGCTTGCTGTTTTGGGCGATTGTCATCACCTATATCATTCCGCTTTTCGTCTTGGGACGTCGTAACGTAATTCTGCGCCCGATGTTTGGAGTGTTCCTCGTCTGGTATATGGGACAAATCAAGTATGGGAAGGCGAGTCTGGTTAAATTTGTGACCATTCTCGGAACCATGGCAATGGCGGCAGTCAGTTTGTTCATCTTTGTAGAACTGGTGCGCGAAGGGCTTCTTTCGGGTGGGGGACAATTAGATGATATGATTACCAGACTACTCGGTTATTTTGTTGCCCCCTACAATCTTCAGGCAGCCATGATGGATGGGGCGCTCGATTGGCCTGGTAGCGGAAAAGGATATTACTGGAACGCCTGGTTCTGGAACTTTCCTATCCTCAAGAACTTCTTTGTGGCTCAGGATTTCCTCGGAACATTGCCTCCTTACGGAGTTGAGGATCGTTGTAACGCTCTGGAAAATGATGGTTTCGTGCGGCACTTTACCGCCTTACCCATTTTTGCGAATTCCTACGTCGATTTCGGCTGGTTCGGAATGTTGCCGTTTATTCCGTACGGCTTTATTGGGGCATTGACCTGGAAGCGGTTCCGCGAAGGAACCCTCGACGGCGTTCTCTTCTACACCATGTTTGCCTATTCCGTATTGGAATGGCGGGCCAACATCTTTTTCCCGGCACCGTTCATGGGGCTGGCCATCGTCTTCCTGGGAATTCTGGCAATCGGTCGCTGGTTGTTTCAATCTGCCCGCTATCGGCAAGGGGGGATTGAAGAGGCCCGGCACGTTTAA
- a CDS encoding DinB family protein has product MNSIELFRRLHQHRMWANSRLLETSSKLSWEQLQRPLTIGQGSVWKTLVHLQAAEYVWLETLLGDTCPLFPGDEVGKLPGNQLREGAVADFNELENRWQELDQRWQAYLVDLAENSLDEQVHKVNSRTGQSFGTSRADVLLHVCTHAQYTTAQSINMLRQLGVKSLPDVMLITLARSESDQT; this is encoded by the coding sequence ATGAACAGTATCGAACTGTTCCGTCGACTACACCAGCACCGCATGTGGGCCAACAGCAGGCTGCTGGAGACCTCGTCGAAACTCTCTTGGGAACAACTCCAGCGACCCCTGACTATTGGGCAGGGGTCGGTCTGGAAAACTCTGGTTCACCTGCAGGCAGCAGAATATGTCTGGCTGGAAACGCTTCTCGGCGATACCTGCCCGCTGTTCCCCGGCGACGAAGTAGGCAAACTTCCCGGAAATCAATTGAGAGAAGGGGCGGTAGCCGACTTCAATGAGTTGGAGAATCGCTGGCAGGAACTTGACCAGCGGTGGCAGGCGTATCTCGTGGACCTTGCAGAGAATTCGCTGGACGAACAGGTACACAAAGTGAATTCCCGCACCGGGCAGTCGTTCGGCACTTCCCGTGCCGACGTACTGCTCCATGTTTGCACTCATGCACAGTACACGACAGCTCAGTCAATCAACATGCTGAGACAGCTCGGAGTGAAATCGCTTCCCGACGTGATGTTGATCACCCTTGCGCGTAGCGAATCAGATCAGACCTAA